From a single Anoplolepis gracilipes chromosome 3, ASM4749672v1, whole genome shotgun sequence genomic region:
- the Ac13e gene encoding adenylate cyclase type 9, whose protein sequence is MTPQLNRKRSSSVSFTRARDDSEDTEDEIHISLAPYIQTYLAHSSQGLGCCGISLPVPFERAAPRSWWNPRFDSEILEEQFKRSAFPQIRLRFRYALTYILLVSLSWLMYFVIIGIENDTSTWAAIAGLFGIVAAMVSAVLYLTYTDYYRSYVLTTSVGVASTLCFLSLFFLAMVPPHMDGLTLVGHFALCSEILLIIYTVLPMPLYACVGIATLYSLMFEILIAYLYDSRSTQYSERTVRNNSSELNNTTAEKTLVLMHSSLKDPLSVAGLQNVIRNISDFTTAISSTEAISTMMHEDKDTIQNIGRSEFSGRETIAQPLYGTLIDSNILKLNSSISSMIRSTISSTVNASSIDNYTSDNMLDDVDFSTNLAIRILMQICIHLIGMHILIMTFVRMRGTFMKVGQSLLVRRQLEVEKQLKEKMIHSVMPPKVADWLMEESEREREREDSLKKGSIPSNNTDIRSLFRPFNMHSMEDVSILFADIVGFTRMSSNKTAEELVGILNDLFERFDDLCEHHGCEKISTLGDCYYCVSGCPEPRSDHAKCCIEMGLAMIEAIKQFDIERREGVNMRVGVHTGTVLCGIVGTKRFKFDVWSNDVTLANKLESTGKPGRVHLSENTLRFLGDQYITENGEVVNGVKTYFIRARKSDFVNQFITNVTSPKSISPLMQSRNRLASCNNQAKPRHHYLHMVTNASSYRMKANSLPSILDSENDGDNMDEKEDSNKSPTSTASYGKKKVRNKPWKYLQRQRTTEEMIPLEIEEGRNIMSQAKFDIQTYEECNGFRRIPLGNGIEMDPNPIPSSPLLSGQEPISHASSICSRKDSGIKSNSRRSSIQQQLFLLNGMAQGDLLAHRVSGYYTSSSTLNSTHEPSSSVPPYPFPPMVTDTFGACFHKLRKQSDLQLIRCVQDNVSSQRSYFVKPPLSSVTLFFKNEEMEREYRENAHKISESIGDNPPTLATSRFNTYFDILISALVYTAITISLFLLCKPTIYYMVFSVLTTAVQVIAVLLCIRQLLYPHTADTTFTHSIFRFFSQWYPWHACGAVLVGLPIISILLNFTCNSFRSLSNFEYYYSYLIFVGLVHFCNFTQLNCWMKNLLVTLTGVLFICLVVSHISPYQESLSSINSSSDLGNSSQLTQLAALHPNFFQSLPSKQSDLDALQSISNATREFIASTAATRMSVAKHTGRQETFATIRRETYTGYNERLYNSEIYLDMVLLLLLVWFLNREFEISYRLCFHGNAVAARDKTRVQSMKNQADWLLHNIIPKYVADQLKTTAKYSQNHKSVGIIFASIVNFNELYDESYLGGKEYLRVLNELIGDFDELLEKPEYANVEKIKTIGSTFMAASGLNPQVRQQSEHEYTHLFQLLDFAVAMHKVIYDFNRDLLGFKLVLRVGYNYGDVTAGVIGATKLYYDIWGDAVNIASRMDSTGVAGRVQIASNCLDVLSEQYEFEPRGQVYVKGKDNMDVFLLLGKKNTG, encoded by the exons ATGACTCCTCAATTGAATCGGAAACGTAGCTCGTCTGTTAGCTTTACCAGAGCGAGAGACGATAGCGAAGATACCGAGGACGAGATTCACATATCTCTGGCGCCATATATACAGACGTACTTGGCGCACAGTAGTCAGGGATTGGGATGTTGCGGTATCAGTCTACCTGTACCGTTCGAACGTGCAGCACCACGATCATGGTGGAATCCCAGATTCGATTCGGAAATCCTTGAGGAACAATTTAAGAGAAGTGCCTTTCCTCAAATTAGATTAAGATTTCG atatgCTCTTACGTATATCTTGCTGGTGTCCTTATCGTGGCTGATGTACTTTGTGATAATTGGAATAGAGAACGATACATCGACATGGGCGGCGATAGCGGGTCTTTTCGGTATCGTCGCCGCCATGGTGTCGGCCGTactttatttaacttatacaGATTACTACAGATCTTATGTACTAACAACTTCTGTGGGAGTTGCGTCCACGCTCTGTTTCCTATCCTTGTTCTTCCTTGCCATGGTGCCGCCACACATGGATGGACTAACGCTGGTCGGACATTTTGCTCTGTGCTCAGAAATtctattgataatttatacggTGCTGCCGATGCCGCTTTACGCCTGCGTGGGAATAGCCACGCTTTACTCATTGATGTTTGAAATCTTGATTGCCTATTTGTATGACTCGAGGAGTACGCAATACAGCGAACGAACTGTACGAAATAATTCCTCAGAATTGAATAATACGACAGCGGAGAAAACGTTGGTACTTATGCACTCATCTCTAAAGGATCCTTTAAGTGTTGCTGGTCTACAGAATGTGATACGTAATATTAGTGATTTTACTACAGCAATTAGCAGTACAGAGGCGATATCGACGATGATGCATGAAGATAAAGATACGATACAAAATATCGGGAGATCAGAATTTTCAGGACGAGAAACGATAGCTCAACCGTTATACGGTACTCTAATTGACtcgaatatattgaaattaaattccaGCATCTCATCCATGATTAGATCTACCATTAGCTCAACTGTAAATGCATCGTCTATAGATAACTATACTAGCGATAACATGCTCGATGATGTCGACTTTTCCACGAATCTCGCGATAAGGATCTTGATGCAGATTTGTATTCATTTAATAGGCATGCATATCTTGATAATGACCTTTGTGAGAATGCGCGGTACGTTTATGAAGGTCGGTCAGTCTCTGCTGGTCCGTCGACAATTGGAAGTAGAGAAACAACTGAAGGAGAAGATGATACATTCGGTGATGCCGCCGAAAGTTGCGGACTGGCTTATGGAGGAGAGTGAGCgcgaaagagagcgagaggatTCTCTGAAAAAAGGCTCGATACCATCCAATAACACGGACATTCGTTCATTGTTTCGTCCATTCAATATGCATTCTATGGAAGATGTGAGTATTCTGTTCGCCGATATCGTCGGATTCACCAGAATGAGCTCTAACAAAACCGCGGAGGAACTCGTGGGTATACTTAATGATTTGTTCGAACGTTTCGACGACCTTTGCGAGCATCACGGGTGTGAGAAGATCTCTACGTTGGGGGATTGCTACTATTGCGTGAGCGGATGTCCCGAACCGAGGTCCGATCACGCTAAGTGCTGCATAGAAATGGGACTAG CCATGATCGAAGCTATAAAACAATTTGACATTGAGAGACGGGAAGGTGTGAACATGAGAGTGGGCGTGCACACAGGCACTGTACTCTGTGGAATTGTGGGCACCAAGAGATTCAAATTCGACGTTTGGTCGAATGATGTGACCTTAGCAAACAAGTTGGAAAGTACGGGAAAGCCCGGCCGTGTACATTTAAGTGAGAATACTTTGAGATTTTTGGGAGATCAATACATCACGGAAAATGGAGAAGTAGTCAACG gTGTTAAAACTTACTTCATTAGAGCTCGTAAATCAGATTTCGTgaatcaatttattacaaatgtcACGTCACCTAAGAGTATTTCGCCGTTGATGCAATCGCGGAATCGCCTGGCATCGTGCAACAATCAAGCCAAACCGCGCCATCACTATCTTCACATGGTTACCAACGCGAGCAGTTACAGGATGAAGGCCAATTCTTTGCCAAGCATTTTGGATTCTGAAAACGATGGTGATAACATGGATGAGAAAGAGGATTCGAACAAAAGTCCGACATCCACTGCTAGTTATGGCAAGAAGAAAGTGCGGAACAAGCCTTGGAAGTATTTACAGAGACAACGAACAACCGAGGAAATGATACCTTTAGAGATAGAAGAAGGAAGAAATATTATGAGCCAAGCAAAATTCGATATTCAGACGTACGAGGAATGTAATGGATTTAGACGA attccTCTGGGTAATGGTATTGAAATGGATCCAAATCCTATACCTTCTAGTCCTTTATTATCTGGTCAAGAGCCAATTAGTCATGCTTCTTCCATTTGCAGTAGGAAAGATTCCGGTATAAAGAGTAACAGCAGGCGAAGTAGTATTCAACAACAG TTGTTTCTATTGAATGGCATGGCCCAGGGTGATTTATTAGCACACAGAGTCAGTGGTTATTATACCTCTAGTTCAACATTAAACTCCACTCACGAACCTTCATCATCAGTGCCCCCTTATCCGTTTCCTCCGATGGTAACTGATACATTCGGTGCatgttttcataaattacGCAAGCAATCCGATCTCCAATTAATTAG atgcGTACAGGATAATGTGAGTTCTCAGCGCTCATACTTCGTCAAACCACCGCTCTCGAGCGTCACTCTCTTCTTCAAAAACGAAGAAATGGAAAGAGAATACCGAGAAAACGCGCACAAAATCAGCGAAAGTATCGGTGATAATCCTCCCACTCTGGCTACCTCGAGATTCAACACATACTTTGATATCTTGATATCCGCCCTGGTATACACGGCTATCACAATCTCGCTTTTCCTTCTCTGCAAACCGACGATTTATTACATGGTGTTCTCTGTACTCACTACTGCTGTCCAAGTTATCGCAGTGTTACTTTGCATTCGGCAGCTCCTCTATCCACACACTGCTGATACTACATTCACGCACAGCATCTTCAGATTTTTTTCCCAATGGTATCCATGGCACGCGTGCGGCGCGGTTTTGGTCGGTCTACCGATCATCTCCATCTTGCTTAATTTTACGTGCAACAGTTTTCGGAGTCTGAGCAACTTTGAATATTACTACAGCTATCTAATCTTCGTCGGGTTGGTCCACTTTTGCAATTTCACGCAGCTCAACTGTTGGATGAAGAATCTACTGGTTACACTCACCGGAGTACTATTCATCTGCCTCGTGGTAAGTCACATATCCCCATACCAGGAGAGTCTCAGTAGTATTAATAGTAGTAGCGATCTTGGTAACAGCTCACAGTTGACGCAATTGGCGGCGTTACATCCGAATTTTTTCCAATCACTCCCGAGTAAACAAAGTGATCTTGATGCTTTGCAAAGTATCTCGAACGCAACGAGAGAATTTATCGCCTCGACCGCTGCGACAAGAATGTCAGTCGCGAAACATACAGGACGACAAGAAACGTTTGCTACGATTCGAAGAGAAACTTACACCGGATATAACGAGAGATTATACAATTCGGAGATATATCTTGATATGGTGTTGTTACTACTGCTTGTCTGGTTTCTGAATCGTGAATTTGAGATTAGTTACAGATTGTGTTTCCATGGTAATGCGGTCGCAGCGCGCGATAAGACGCGTGTGCAATCGATGAAGAATCAGGCTGACTGGCTGCTACATAATATCATACCAAAATACGTGGCCGATCAGCTGAAGACCACCGCCAAGTACTCGCAAAATCACAAATCTGTGGGTATCATCTTTGCCAGTATCGTCAATTTCAACGAATTATACGACGAGTCGTATCTGGGCGGTAAGGAATATCTGCGCGTGCTCAATGAGCTTATAGGCGATTTCGACGAGCTGCTGGAGAAGCCAGAGTACGCGAACGTCGAAAAGATCAAGACAATCGGCAGCACATTTATGGCTGCGAGCGGTCTGAATCCACAGGTGAGGCAGCAAAGCGAGCACGAGTATACGCATTTATTCCAGTTGCTCGACTTTGCTGTAGCGATGCATAAAGTGATATACGATTTCAATCGAGATTTATTGGGCTTCAAGCTGGTTCTACGAGTCGGTTACAATTACGGCGATGTCACAGCTGGTGTGATTGGCGCTACCAAATTGTATTACGATATCTGGGGCGATGCGGTTAACATTGCGTCACGAATGGATTCCACTGGGGTCGCCGGTAGGGTACAGATAGCTAGCAATTGTCTGGATGTCCTGTCCGAACAATATGAATTCGAGCCGCGCGGACAGGTATATGTCAAGGGCAAGGACAATATGGATGTATTTTTGTTGTTGGGAAAGAAGAATACTGGTTGA